In Bubalus kerabau isolate K-KA32 ecotype Philippines breed swamp buffalo chromosome 4, PCC_UOA_SB_1v2, whole genome shotgun sequence, one DNA window encodes the following:
- the FAM83G gene encoding protein FAM83G, whose product MAFSQVQCLDDSHVNWRSSEAKPEFFYSEEQRLALEALAANGRDAFYEVLKRENIRDFLSELELRRILETIEVYDPGSEDPRAGTQPHGPEDGDAASAAGGTPTEAEPLPSLEYWPQKSDRSIPQLDLGWPDTIAYRGVTRASVYMQPPIDGQAHIKEVVRKMISQAQKVIAVVMDMFTDVDIFKDLLDAGFKRKVAVYIIVDESNVKYFLHMCERARMHLGHLKNLRVRSSGGTEFFTRSATKFKGALAQKFMFVDGDRAICGSYSFTWSAARTDRNVISVLSGQVVEMFDRQFQELYLMSHSVCLKDIPMEKEPEPEPIVLPPSVPLVPSGTVAKKLVNPKYALVKAKSADEIAKSSSEKQDTAKPEGVRGTALAERPGDLPEPPLPVHPGLLNLERANMFDYLPTWVEPDPEPGSDILGYINIIDPNIWNPQPSQMNRIKIRDTSQAGTQLWRQSQDPSPALQSSAPPDGVPAENSLPQGDAQPRPPVPKPRTVPVADLLAQEGGGAGWALETPEEESPHNGMDHGLSRTAGPGHAALQRQLPMTPDDPDGGGQVVPNGLDGEEEEDDDDYVTLSDQDSLSGSSDHGPGPRRASLASSSVSDEYFEVTDRSACLRRRHSEQVANGPAQPPRRQLSAPHMTRGTFGGALGDSSWAQGQEREEAGTQRRMQATRPVDQEAQGQRFHHYGAPASGTREKDGFPRPLRTLGPPQFRPTADGAQSSSRKAGPAVASPQHWQAKSGPGPRMLPGPGSPRPARNASALANSRATEEHPSPFGIPYSKLSQSKHLKARTGGSQWAPSDSKRRAHAPRDRKDP is encoded by the exons ATGGCCTTCTCGCAGGTGCAGTGCCTGGACGACAGCCACGTCAACTGGCGCTCCAGCGAAGCCAAGCCGGAGTTCTTCTACAGCGAGGAGCAGCGGCTGGCGCTGGAGGCGCTGGCGGCCAACGGCCGAGACGCCTTCTACGAGGTGCTGAAGCGCGAGAACATCCGCGACTTCCTCTCGGAGCTGGAGCTGCGGCGCATCCTGGAGACCATCGAGGTCTACGACCCCGGCTCCGAGGACCCCCGCGCTGGCACGCAGCCCCACGGGCCGGAGGATGGTGATGCGGCCAGCGCGGCCGGGGGTACCCCCACCGAGGCCGAACCGCTTCCCTCGCTGGAGTACTGGCCCCAGAAGTCGGACCGCTCCATCCCACAGCTGGACCTGGGCTGGCCCGACACCATCGCCTACCGCGGCGTGACCCGGGCCAGCGTCTACATGCAGCCCCCCATCGACGGGCAGGCCCACATCAAGGAGGTGGTGCGCAAGATGATCAGTCAGGCCCAGAAG GTGATTGCTGTGGTCATGGACATGTTCACCGACGTGGACATCTTCAAGGACCTGTTGGACGCTGGCTTCAAAAGAAAGGTGGCCGTGTACATCATTGTGGACGAGAGCAATGTCAAGTACTTCCTGCACATGTGTGAGCGGGCCCGCATGCACCTGGGACACCTAAAG AATCTCAGGGTGCGGAGCAGCGGAGGAACCGAGTTCTTCACGCGGTCGGCCACCAAGTTCAAGGGCGCCTTGGCCCAGAAGTTCATGTTCGTGGATGGCGACCGGGCCATCTGTGGCTCTTACAG CTTCACGTGGTCAGCCGCCAGGACGGATCGGAACGTGATCTCCGTGCTGTCGGGCCAGGTGGTAGAGATGTTTGACCGGCAGTTCCAGGAGCTGTACCTCATGTCGCACAGCGTCTGCCTCAAGGAcatccccatggagaaggaacCTGAGCCTGAGCCCATTGTCCTGCCCCCCTCGGTCCCGCTGGTGCCCTCGGGCACTGTGGCCAAGAAGCTCGTCAACCCCAAGTACGCGTTGGTCAAGGCCAAGAGCGCTGACGAGATTGCCAAGTCATCGTCTGAGAAGCAGGACACTGCAAAGCCTGAGGGTGTGCGGGGCACAGCCCTCGCTGAGcgcccaggagacctccctgagcCTCCCCTGCCCGTGCACCCAGGGCTGCTCAACCTGGAGCGGGCCAACATGTTCGACTACCTGCCCACGTGGGTGGAGCCCGACCCCGAGCCTGGCAGCGACATCCTGGGATACATCAACATCATCGACCCCAACATTTGGAACCCCCAGCCCAGTCAGATGAACCGTATCAAGATCCGAGACACGTCCCAGGCAGGGACTCAGCTGTGGAGGCAGAGCCAGGACCCCAGCCCCGCCCTCCAGTCCAGCGCCCCGCCGGACGGCGTCCCTGCCGAGAACAGCCTCCCCCAGGGGGACGCCCAGCCACGGCCGCCTGTGCCTAAGCCCCGGACGGTCCCAGTGGCAGACCTGCTCGCCCAGGAGGGCGGTGGTGCTGGCTGGGCCCTGGAGACTCCAGAAGAGGAATCACCCCACAATGGGATGGACCACGGGCTGTCCAGGACGGCAGGCCCAGGCCACGCCGCGCTTCAGCGGCAACTACCTATGACCCCGGATGACCCCGACGGCGGGGGGCAGGTGGTCCCCAACGGGCTGgacggggaggaggaggaagacgacGATGACTACGTGACCCTGAGTGACCAGGACAGCCTCTCGGGCAGCTCTGACCATGGCCCTGGCCCCCGGCGGGCCTCACTGGCCTCCTCCTCTGTGTCAGACGAGTATTTTGAGGTGACGGATCGCTCGGCCTGTCTCCGGAGGCGCCACTCGGAGCAGGTGGCCAACGGGCCGGCCCAGCCCCCCCGCCGACAGCTGAGCGCCCCCCATATGACCCGTGGGACCTTTGGCGGAGCCCTGGGTGACTCCTCATGGGCCCAGggtcaggagagagaagaggcaggCACCCAGAGGAGAATGCAGGCCACACGCCCTGTGGACCAGGAGGCACAG GGCCAGCGGTTTCACCACTACGGAGCCCCTGCCTCAGGCACCAGGGAGAAAGACGGCTTCCCACGGCCACTGAGGACCCTGGGACCCCCGCAGTTCCGCCCCACGGCCGACGGCGCCCAGAGCTCCAGCAGGAAAGCAGGCCCGGCTGTGGCAAGCCCCCAGCACTGGCAGGCCAAGAGCGGCCCAGGGCCCCGCATGTTGCCGGGTCCTGGGAGCCCAAGGCCGGCCCGAAATGCCAGTGCCCTGGCCAACAGCAGGGCCACCGAGGAACACCCCAGCCCCTTTGGAATCCCGTACTCCAAACTGTCCCAGTCAAAGCACCTGAAGGCCAGGACGGGTGGCAGCCAGTGGGCCCCATCTGACTCTAAACGGCGGGCCCATGCCCCCCGGGACCGCAAGGACCCCTAG